The Saprospiraceae bacterium genome includes a window with the following:
- a CDS encoding oligosaccharide flippase family protein has translation MNYFKIASLSLDDFTKNVMIIASSTFFIYGIMYLGIPILSKLYGPDEYGKYTLTFAFVMISSILASAKYDIALLIPEKFEDAIVITQLGMLISIIFSSVVLIILTFLNYINFNFLYKFNYLFDFYTAFLIAIYISLITLNTLLLNWISRKKDFKGLSLGRFIRFFLSLSISIGLGFIYKSFVCLLIGDIIGLLISSIYFYNKCFKPNEFSWKGSYEELKTIAIRFKQFPMFSLPSSFVNKLIVQSPIFLLNHFFTTTHVGNYGMCERLLSTPTSLISEASSNVFRGELSSSASAEHKKEVFFKVLKRLTALSVPIFIFLYLFGGIIIEKMFGPNWELAVVYSKYLIFPLLLQFIFTPLTFILFYFEKQKLEFGIQIFSFLLLGTSIFIYSRFFTTDTALIITLVTNTIIRISLEYFFSHKIISQI, from the coding sequence ATGAATTACTTCAAAATTGCAAGTTTATCTCTAGATGATTTTACTAAAAATGTAATGATTATTGCTTCAAGTACATTTTTCATTTATGGGATAATGTATCTAGGGATACCTATACTCTCAAAATTATATGGTCCAGATGAATATGGCAAATATACTTTAACCTTTGCTTTCGTGATGATAAGTTCAATACTTGCTTCAGCAAAGTATGATATTGCTCTTTTGATTCCTGAAAAATTTGAAGATGCAATAGTTATAACACAATTGGGAATGCTAATCTCAATTATATTTTCATCGGTGGTTTTAATAATTTTAACATTCTTAAATTATATAAATTTCAATTTCCTTTATAAATTTAATTATCTTTTTGATTTCTATACCGCATTCTTAATTGCTATTTATATTTCTTTAATAACTTTAAACACTTTGTTACTAAACTGGATAAGTCGTAAGAAAGATTTTAAGGGCTTATCATTAGGCAGATTTATTCGGTTTTTTCTGTCATTAAGTATATCAATCGGGTTAGGTTTTATTTATAAGTCATTTGTTTGTTTATTGATTGGTGATATAATAGGCTTGTTGATTTCTTCTATTTATTTTTATAACAAGTGTTTTAAACCAAATGAATTTTCATGGAAAGGAAGTTATGAAGAATTAAAAACAATAGCAATAAGATTTAAACAATTTCCTATGTTTTCTTTGCCATCTTCCTTTGTAAACAAGTTAATTGTACAAAGCCCTATTTTTTTGCTAAATCATTTTTTTACAACTACTCATGTTGGAAATTATGGAATGTGTGAAAGATTATTAAGTACGCCAACATCATTAATTTCAGAGGCTAGTTCAAATGTGTTCAGAGGTGAATTAAGTTCGTCAGCAAGCGCTGAACATAAAAAAGAAGTTTTTTTTAAGGTATTAAAAAGGTTGACTGCATTGAGTGTTCCAATATTTATATTTCTCTATTTATTCGGCGGTATAATTATTGAAAAAATGTTCGGACCAAATTGGGAGCTAGCAGTGGTATATTCCAAATATTTAATATTTCCACTACTACTGCAATTTATATTTACCCCTTTGACTTTTATATTATTTTATTTTGAAAAGCAAAAGTTGGAGTTTGGTATTCAAATTTTTTCATTTTTGTTATTGGGAACAAGTATTTTTATTTACAGTAGATTTTTCACCACCGATACAGCACTAATAATTACCTTAGTGACAAACACTATCATTAGAATATCATTAGAATATTTTTTTTCTCATAAAATAATATCACAGATTTAA
- a CDS encoding Gfo/Idh/MocA family oxidoreductase, with translation MSKKFALIGAAGYIAPRHMKAIKDTENDLVAAFDPNDSVGIMDSYFPNAAFFTEFERFDRHVEKLRRTGDKLDYVSICSPNYLHDAHMRFGLRSGADVICEKPIVLNPWNIDALQEIERETGHNIYTILQLRLHDSIIALKKKVEASPKDKVYDFDLTYQTSRGNWYYTSWKGNEDKSGGIATNIGVHFFDMLSWVFGQVKENTIHIHTHDRAAGYLEFDRARVRWFLSINYDTIPDDVKATGKRTFRSMEVDGEQIEFSDGFTELHTTSYQDILNGGGFRIDASKQAIEIVNDIRTKEVVGLKGDYHPFAKLPLVKHPFII, from the coding sequence ATGAGTAAAAAATTTGCTTTAATAGGTGCTGCTGGATATATAGCACCTAGGCATATGAAAGCAATCAAAGATACAGAAAATGATCTTGTTGCTGCATTTGATCCCAATGATTCAGTTGGTATCATGGATAGTTATTTTCCTAATGCTGCATTTTTTACTGAATTTGAACGTTTTGACAGGCACGTCGAAAAATTGCGTAGGACAGGGGATAAACTAGATTATGTAAGTATTTGTAGTCCTAATTATCTACACGATGCGCACATGCGATTTGGTCTAAGAAGTGGCGCAGATGTAATTTGTGAAAAACCCATAGTACTTAACCCTTGGAACATTGATGCACTTCAAGAAATCGAAAGAGAAACTGGCCATAATATTTATACTATTTTGCAATTAAGATTGCATGATAGCATAATAGCTTTAAAAAAGAAAGTCGAAGCTTCTCCAAAAGATAAGGTATATGACTTCGACCTTACCTACCAAACGTCTCGAGGCAACTGGTATTATACATCCTGGAAGGGAAATGAAGATAAGTCTGGAGGTATCGCCACGAATATTGGAGTCCATTTTTTTGATATGTTATCTTGGGTTTTTGGACAGGTCAAAGAAAATACCATTCATATCCATACACATGACAGGGCGGCAGGATATTTAGAGTTTGATAGAGCCCGTGTAAGATGGTTTTTGAGTATCAATTATGATACTATACCTGATGATGTGAAGGCAACGGGTAAGAGAACTTTTCGTTCTATGGAGGTGGATGGGGAGCAGATAGAATTCAGTGACGGCTTTACAGAGTTGCATACCACTAGTTATCAAGATATTTTGAATGGGGGAGGATTTAGAATTGATGCTTCCAAGCAAGCCATTGAGATTGTTAATGATATTCGAACTAAGGAAGTGGTAGGGCTTAAAGGGGATTATCATCCTTTTGCAAAGTTGCCGCTTGTAAAGCATCCGTTTATTATTTAA
- a CDS encoding PIN domain-containing protein produces MMVFIDTSIWIGYFSKGYYEQLDLLIKNDLVVVNDIIIAELVPFLHNAKAHELKDAILSLPKNKLDIQWDRLIDTQKINLANGINKVGIPDLIILQNVVQNHQTLWTNDKHFYLMQEFTDLKLFDQNL; encoded by the coding sequence ATGATGGTTTTCATTGACACATCTATCTGGATAGGATATTTTAGCAAAGGATATTATGAACAATTGGATTTGCTCATCAAAAATGATTTGGTAGTCGTCAATGACATCATAATTGCCGAACTTGTTCCGTTTCTCCATAATGCAAAAGCACATGAATTAAAAGACGCAATATTGTCTCTCCCTAAAAACAAATTAGATATTCAATGGGATAGACTAATAGATACACAAAAGATAAATCTTGCAAATGGTATAAATAAAGTGGGTATTCCCGACTTAATAATTCTTCAAAATGTTGTCCAAAACCATCAAACTCTTTGGACAAATGATAAGCATTTTTACTTAATGCAAGAATTCACAGACTTAAAATTATTTGATCAGAATTTATAA
- a CDS encoding type II toxin-antitoxin system VapB family antitoxin, whose product MRTTVDLPEDLLMEVMKILRSESKKETIIKALTNIKNLNERQKILKYKGKINVDLDIDNLRSRNDGFH is encoded by the coding sequence ATGAGAACAACGGTTGATTTACCAGAAGATTTGTTGATGGAAGTAATGAAAATATTAAGAAGTGAGTCCAAAAAGGAAACCATAATAAAGGCTCTTACTAATATTAAAAATTTAAATGAAAGACAAAAAATTCTTAAGTATAAAGGCAAAATAAATGTAGATTTAGATATAGACAATTTAAGGTCAAGAAATGATGGTTTTCATTGA
- a CDS encoding DUF5615 family PIN-like protein: MKFLIDAQISYKVSKYFSQKGFDVMHVNQLPQRDRTPDHEIIRFAENQNRIVVTKDKDFINSYIVSGKPKKLLYISTGNLDNNQLLTLLNDNLVNILNHFNTYSFIELNSELIVFHE, translated from the coding sequence ATGAAATTTTTGATTGACGCCCAAATTTCCTACAAAGTATCTAAATATTTTTCGCAAAAGGGATTTGATGTTATGCATGTTAATCAACTACCTCAGAGAGATAGAACACCTGATCATGAGATTATAAGATTTGCAGAAAATCAAAATCGGATTGTAGTAACTAAAGATAAAGATTTTATTAATTCCTACATAGTATCTGGCAAGCCAAAAAAATTACTTTACATATCAACAGGTAATTTAGACAATAATCAACTTTTAACTCTATTGAATGATAACTTAGTCAATATCCTGAATCATTTCAATACCTATTCATTTATCGAATTAAATTCAGAATTAATTGTTTTCCATGAATAA
- a CDS encoding DUF433 domain-containing protein, translated as MALDIKNRITIDPNICFGKPTIRGMRYSVELILELLSSGMTYQEILDDYPSLEKEDILACIMFANNIVRYKTFQYAV; from the coding sequence ATGGCCTTAGATATAAAAAATCGAATCACCATTGATCCAAATATATGTTTTGGTAAACCAACTATCAGAGGCATGAGGTATTCAGTGGAGTTAATTCTCGAATTGTTATCAAGCGGGATGACTTATCAAGAAATTCTTGATGACTATCCGTCTTTAGAAAAAGAAGATATTTTAGCCTGCATCATGTTTGCTAATAACATAGTAAGATATAAAACTTTTCAGTACGCGGTCTAA
- a CDS encoding HipA N-terminal domain-containing protein, with amino-acid sequence MIADALPDDYGNSVIDEWFSIRGKTVEITPIDRLCYIGKRGMGALEFEPANDDVLLNESSDIDIQELVALAQQILDKRSAFSTILDNKNEPLIQFKQEA; translated from the coding sequence TTGATTGCAGACGCTCTGCCAGATGATTATGGCAATAGTGTCATAGATGAGTGGTTTTCCATAAGAGGTAAAACCGTAGAAATTACCCCAATAGATAGACTTTGTTATATTGGAAAGCGAGGTATGGGCGCTTTGGAATTCGAGCCTGCTAATGATGATGTGCTATTGAATGAATCTTCGGATATAGATATTCAAGAATTAGTGGCATTAGCACAACAAATTTTGGATAAGCGATCTGCTTTTAGCACTATCCTGGATAATAAAAATGAGCCCCTCATACAATTTAAGCAAGAAGCCTAA
- a CDS encoding DUF2442 domain-containing protein, producing MVNIKEIIRIDADKKIIYCLFSNNEVRYVDLTKIIEEYPKSKMINRLRNKKFFGEVKLDTYGTLVWPNELDFCPDVLFAWSKPFDKDETPFSLARILS from the coding sequence ATGGTTAATATAAAGGAAATAATTAGAATTGATGCTGATAAAAAGATAATATATTGTTTGTTCAGCAATAATGAAGTACGTTATGTCGATTTAACTAAAATTATTGAAGAGTATCCGAAAAGTAAAATGATAAATCGTTTAAGAAATAAGAAATTTTTTGGAGAAGTAAAATTAGATACTTATGGTACCTTAGTTTGGCCTAACGAACTAGACTTTTGTCCGGACGTACTATTTGCCTGGAGTAAGCCATTTGACAAGGATGAAACGCCATTTAGCTTAGCGAGGATCCTAAGCTAG
- a CDS encoding DUF4160 domain-containing protein produces the protein MPEISRFYGIIIKMFFKDHAPPHFHVEYNEYKAIVDIHEKEVLDGFLPGKVLKLVQAWAIIHEDELIENFLKLSESPDKWKKIAPLK, from the coding sequence ATGCCAGAAATAAGTCGCTTTTATGGGATTATTATAAAAATGTTTTTTAAAGATCATGCCCCACCACATTTTCATGTAGAATATAATGAATATAAAGCCATAGTAGACATACATGAAAAAGAAGTACTGGATGGATTTTTACCTGGTAAAGTCTTGAAATTGGTACAGGCTTGGGCGATCATTCACGAAGATGAATTAATTGAAAATTTTTTAAAACTTTCTGAATCTCCTGATAAGTGGAAAAAAATTGCGCCTCTAAAATAA
- a CDS encoding nucleotide sugar dehydrogenase produces MNHKIAVIGLGYVGLPLAVEFAKKYVTVGFDINKNRIQELRSGKDSTLEVEDDLLNEVLASSLDFDHDGLYVSDELNDIALCNTFVVTVPTPTDKNNRPVLTPLYKASESVGKVLKKGDYVIYESTVYPGVTEDECVPVLERVSGLKFNIDFFVGYSPERINPGDKEHTVSKILKVTSGSTPEAAELVDQLYKSVITAGTYKATSLKVAEAAKVIENSQRDINIAFVNELSKIFNRMGIDTHEVLAAAGTKWNFLPFKPGLVGGHCIGVDPYYLAQKAQEVGYHPEIILAGRRLNDSMGQHVATEVIKLMVKKEIPVKGSNILMLGITFKENCPDIRNTKAIDIYHELKTYNLNVDIYDPWANPEEVRHEYGISSYSKLPDTKYDAVILAVAHKTFESLPLESIKKNRSVVFDVKAVLPKEMVDGRL; encoded by the coding sequence ATGAATCACAAAATAGCAGTCATTGGTCTAGGCTACGTAGGACTTCCACTAGCCGTAGAATTTGCCAAAAAATACGTAACTGTAGGATTTGATATCAACAAAAACCGTATTCAGGAATTAAGAAGTGGAAAGGATTCCACACTAGAAGTGGAAGATGATTTATTAAATGAAGTATTAGCATCATCACTAGATTTTGATCACGACGGATTGTATGTTTCGGATGAACTAAACGATATAGCCTTGTGCAATACTTTTGTGGTTACTGTACCTACACCTACAGATAAAAACAATAGACCAGTGCTCACGCCCTTATACAAAGCCAGTGAATCCGTAGGTAAGGTACTCAAAAAGGGAGATTATGTCATATACGAATCTACTGTATACCCCGGGGTGACGGAAGATGAGTGTGTACCTGTTTTGGAACGTGTATCCGGATTAAAATTTAATATAGACTTTTTTGTAGGGTATAGCCCTGAACGGATCAATCCCGGTGACAAAGAGCATACCGTATCTAAAATACTCAAAGTAACTTCCGGCTCTACGCCTGAAGCCGCCGAATTAGTAGACCAATTGTATAAATCGGTTATTACCGCAGGGACCTACAAAGCGACATCCCTCAAGGTTGCTGAAGCTGCCAAAGTGATCGAAAACAGTCAACGGGATATAAATATCGCTTTTGTCAATGAACTGAGCAAAATATTTAATCGTATGGGCATAGATACCCATGAAGTGCTAGCTGCGGCAGGTACCAAGTGGAACTTTCTCCCGTTTAAACCGGGCCTGGTGGGCGGACACTGTATCGGAGTGGATCCATATTATCTGGCCCAGAAGGCCCAGGAGGTAGGTTACCACCCGGAAATTATCCTGGCCGGACGAAGGCTGAACGACTCTATGGGCCAGCATGTGGCTACCGAAGTCATCAAGTTGATGGTAAAAAAAGAAATTCCTGTAAAAGGAAGCAATATCCTCATGCTGGGTATTACCTTCAAAGAGAATTGTCCCGATATACGTAATACCAAAGCGATTGACATCTATCATGAACTCAAGACCTATAACCTGAACGTTGATATCTACGATCCTTGGGCCAATCCTGAAGAAGTCAGGCATGAATATGGCATCTCATCGTACAGTAAATTACCTGATACAAAATATGACGCTGTGATATTAGCAGTGGCACACAAGACTTTCGAGTCTCTACCTTTAGAGAGCATAAAAAAGAACAGATCCGTGGTCTTTGATGTCAAGGCGGTGCTACCTAAGGAGATGGTGGATGGTAGATTATAG
- a CDS encoding GxxExxY protein — translation MYKNELIYKTECYKVIGICLEIHRILGRGLREVVYKDAMEYEFKLNKIPFRREVEYNVAYKNTVLKHKFYAAFVVYDDLILEVKACEFIHEDFIPITLNYISIAKSPLGLIINFGASSLEHKRVINSDHYKTT, via the coding sequence ATGTACAAAAACGAGCTCATATATAAAACCGAATGTTACAAAGTTATCGGTATTTGTTTGGAAATTCATAGAATTTTGGGTCGTGGGCTAAGAGAAGTTGTTTACAAAGACGCAATGGAATATGAGTTTAAACTTAATAAAATTCCTTTTCGTCGTGAGGTTGAGTATAATGTAGCATATAAAAACACTGTTTTAAAACATAAGTTTTATGCAGCTTTTGTAGTGTATGATGATTTAATTCTTGAAGTAAAAGCATGCGAGTTTATTCACGAAGATTTTATCCCAATCACTTTAAATTATATTTCTATTGCTAAAAGTCCGCTAGGTTTAATAATTAATTTTGGTGCTTCATCTCTGGAGCATAAACGTGTAATAAATTCTGATCATTACAAAACAACTTAA
- a CDS encoding SDR family oxidoreductase, with translation MQNILVTGGAGFIGSNLVAALLEDERVGLVRVMDNFATGFKKNIEAFIGHPKFEFFEGDIRDYDACLTATEGVDLISHQAALGSVPRSIKDPVTTNAVNVDGTLHIFNAAVENRVKRVVFAVSSSTYGDSEGLPKVEHIIGKPLSPYAVTKYVNELYADVFARSFNFEYIGLRYFNVYGPKQDPNGAYAAVIPLFFKAAIEGKGPTINGDGNNSRDFTYVDNAVEANILGLFTDNGAAINQVYNIACGERTTLNELWQNIKAVTQCKVDAIHGPNRSGDIPHSLASIEKAENLLGYSGKIKLKEGLERAFHFYKN, from the coding sequence ATGCAAAACATTTTAGTCACAGGTGGTGCCGGATTTATAGGATCCAATTTAGTTGCAGCCCTGTTAGAAGATGAACGGGTAGGGTTGGTCAGGGTGATGGACAATTTTGCAACAGGTTTTAAAAAAAATATCGAAGCGTTTATTGGGCATCCTAAGTTTGAGTTTTTTGAAGGTGATATCAGAGATTATGATGCTTGTCTGACAGCTACAGAAGGGGTCGATCTCATCAGTCACCAAGCAGCTTTGGGATCTGTTCCAAGAAGCATCAAAGATCCTGTAACTACTAATGCCGTAAATGTAGATGGTACACTCCATATTTTTAATGCTGCAGTTGAAAACAGAGTAAAAAGGGTTGTTTTTGCAGTTTCGTCATCTACTTATGGTGACAGTGAAGGCTTGCCCAAAGTAGAACATATTATAGGTAAGCCTTTGTCTCCTTATGCAGTAACTAAATACGTAAATGAACTTTATGCTGATGTTTTTGCCAGGTCTTTTAATTTTGAATACATCGGCTTAAGGTATTTTAATGTTTATGGGCCAAAACAAGATCCCAATGGTGCTTATGCAGCTGTAATACCTTTGTTTTTTAAAGCTGCTATAGAAGGCAAAGGTCCGACTATTAACGGTGATGGTAATAATAGCCGGGACTTTACCTACGTAGACAATGCGGTTGAAGCCAATATTTTAGGTCTATTTACAGATAATGGAGCTGCTATTAATCAAGTATATAACATCGCATGTGGCGAACGAACCACTTTGAATGAACTTTGGCAAAATATCAAAGCTGTGACTCAGTGTAAGGTAGATGCTATACATGGTCCAAATAGATCAGGTGACATACCACATAGTCTGGCCAGTATTGAGAAAGCTGAAAATCTTCTTGGATATTCAGGAAAGATAAAATTAAAAGAAGGATTGGAAAGGGCTTTTCATTTTTATAAAAATTAA
- a CDS encoding GxxExxY protein, with protein MKSDLIMKHECYNIIGICMEIHRVLGRGLREVVYKDAMEYEFKQHQVPFEREKEFQVGYKDIILKHNFYADFVVHNNLILEVKACEFIHDDFIPITLNYISIAKSPLGLIINFGGPSLEYKRVINSDHL; from the coding sequence ATGAAGTCTGACCTAATAATGAAGCATGAATGCTATAACATTATTGGAATTTGTATGGAAATACATAGGGTATTAGGACGAGGACTCAGAGAAGTTGTATATAAAGATGCTATGGAGTATGAATTTAAGCAACATCAAGTTCCATTTGAAAGGGAAAAGGAGTTTCAGGTTGGATATAAAGACATCATTTTAAAACATAATTTTTATGCTGACTTTGTCGTACATAATAACTTGATTTTAGAGGTTAAAGCCTGCGAATTCATTCATGATGACTTTATACCAATTACTTTAAATTATATCTCAATTGCAAAAAGTCCTTTAGGATTGATAATTAATTTTGGCGGCCCATCCCTAGAGTACAAAAGAGTAATAAACTCAGACCATTTATAA
- a CDS encoding DUF2283 domain-containing protein codes for MKVKYDKETDILYIQLNELTIADTDERNGVILDFASTGELIGIEVLNASKSNLSPLKVEYEVA; via the coding sequence ATGAAAGTTAAATATGATAAAGAGACTGATATACTGTACATACAATTAAATGAATTGACAATTGCAGATACAGACGAAAGAAATGGTGTTATCCTTGATTTTGCATCAACCGGAGAGCTGATCGGCATTGAAGTACTCAATGCATCAAAGTCTAACCTATCTCCGTTGAAAGTAGAATATGAAGTAGCATAA
- a CDS encoding DUF4258 domain-containing protein, protein MTEFTFSKHAHDQMLLRHISMDEALGTLQYPDDVIKLEDEQYVYQKIFVTDEDSRFLIRIFVNGNRNPGLIKTLYRTSKISKYY, encoded by the coding sequence ATGACAGAATTTACTTTTTCAAAACATGCTCATGATCAGATGTTATTAAGACATATATCAATGGATGAAGCTTTGGGAACTTTACAATATCCTGATGATGTTATTAAGCTTGAAGATGAGCAATATGTTTATCAAAAAATATTTGTGACAGATGAAGATAGTAGATTTCTTATCAGAATATTTGTTAATGGGAACAGAAATCCCGGACTAATTAAAACCTTATATCGTACATCAAAAATTTCTAAATATTATTAA
- a CDS encoding type II toxin-antitoxin system YoeB family toxin translates to MLLKITNLLHSIEQNPFKGIGKPEPLKYKYAGLWSPLMRWLTNMESL, encoded by the coding sequence ATCCTTCTTAAAATTACAAATTTGTTACATTCTATTGAACAAAACCCATTCAAAGGCATAGGCAAACCTGAACCACTAAAGTACAAATATGCGGGTTTGTGGAGTCCGCTAATGAGGTGGCTCACGAATATGGAATCTCTATGA
- a CDS encoding DUF5615 family PIN-like protein, producing MKFLIDAQISYKVSKYFSQKGFDVMHVNQLPQRDRTPDHEIIRFAENQNRIVVTKDKDFINSYIVSGKPKKLLYISTGNLDNNQLLTLLNDNLVNILNHFNTYSFIELNSELIVFHE from the coding sequence ATGAAATTTTTGATTGACGCCCAAATTTCCTACAAAGTATCTAAATATTTTTCGCAAAAGGGATTTGATGTTATGCATGTTAATCAACTACCTCAGAGAGATAGAACACCTGATCATGAGATTATCAGATTTGCAGAAAATCAAAATCGGATTGTAGTAACTAAAGATAAAGATTTTATTAATTCCTACATAGTATCTGGCAAGCCAAAAAAATTACTTTACATATCAACAGGGAATTTAGACAATAATCAACTTTTAACTCTATTGAATGATAACTTAGTCAATATCCTGAATCATTTCAATACCTATTCATTTATCGAATTAAATTCAGAATTAATTGTTTTCCATGAATAA
- a CDS encoding DUF433 domain-containing protein, which produces MTIDPNICFGKPTIRGMRYSVELILELLSSGMTYQEILDDYPSLEKEDILACIMFANNIVRYKTFQYAV; this is translated from the coding sequence ATCACCATTGATCCAAATATATGTTTTGGTAAACCAACTATCAGAGGCATGAGGTATTCAGTGGAGTTAATTCTCGAATTGTTATCAAGCGGGATGACTTATCAAGAAATTCTTGATGACTATCCGTCTTTAGAAAAAGAAGATATTTTAGCCTGCATCATGTTTGCTAATAACATAGTAAGATATAAAACTTTTCAGTACGCGGTCTAA
- a CDS encoding HipA N-terminal domain-containing protein, with translation MQNILVTGGAGFIGSNLVAALFFSFSNLKSKTFKGLPGLIADALPDDYGNSVIDEWFSIRGKTVEITPIDRLCYIGKRGMGALEFEPVNDDVLLNESSDIDIQELVALAQQILDK, from the coding sequence ATGCAAAACATTTTAGTCACTGGTGGTGCAGGATTTATAGGATCCAATTTAGTTGCAGCCCTGTTTTTTTCTTTTTCAAATCTTAAATCAAAAACATTTAAAGGACTTCCGGGATTGATTGCAGACGCTCTGCCAGATGATTATGGCAATAGTGTCATAGATGAGTGGTTTTCCATAAGAGGTAAAACCGTAGAAATTACCCCAATAGATAGACTTTGTTATATTGGAAAGCGAGGTATGGGCGCTTTGGAATTCGAGCCTGTTAATGATGATGTGCTATTGAATGAATCTTCGGATATAGATATTCAAGAATTAGTGGCATTAGCACAACAAATTTTGGATAAGTGA
- a CDS encoding ATP-binding protein, which yields MTLTNRKLKSKIKDELLYSNKVIIVFGARQVGKTTLIKQIISESKLSHVSVNGEEAEVSYAFNQLSYDRMMEVVGNSSVLFVDKAQTIEHIGRAIKILYDKNPHLKIILSGSSSFELANKLQEPLTGRKKVFTLYPFSCEELVEDHLTPFELKQKLSSILRYGLYPEVYKATDLKTKQEVLRELSSSYLYRDILMLTEIRHHKKLHDLLKLLALQVGSTVSIHKLAIALNLNAKTVEDYILKLEQSFVIFKLQGFSKNLSKEISKQDKIYFYDIGIRNAVLNNFLDLSSRNDSGSLWENFLISERMKTNACHQFYPNTYFWRTYTGAEIDYIEESNTEIKAYEFKFNNKTVTAPKTWKQEYDSAFETVNTDNYLSFIKKED from the coding sequence ATGACATTAACAAATCGAAAGCTAAAGTCCAAAATCAAAGACGAATTACTATATTCAAATAAGGTAATCATTGTTTTTGGTGCGAGACAAGTAGGGAAAACTACCCTGATAAAGCAAATCATTTCTGAATCTAAACTTTCGCACGTCTCAGTTAATGGGGAAGAGGCTGAAGTAAGCTATGCGTTTAACCAGCTTTCATACGACAGAATGATGGAGGTGGTAGGAAACAGCTCAGTCCTATTTGTAGACAAAGCTCAGACCATAGAGCATATAGGTAGAGCCATAAAAATATTGTACGACAAAAATCCTCATTTAAAAATAATATTGTCTGGATCCTCTTCATTTGAATTAGCCAACAAACTTCAAGAGCCCTTGACTGGCAGAAAAAAGGTATTTACCCTATATCCATTCTCTTGTGAAGAGTTAGTGGAAGATCATCTGACCCCTTTTGAGTTAAAACAAAAATTGAGTTCAATACTAAGATACGGCTTATATCCAGAAGTCTATAAGGCAACTGATTTGAAGACCAAACAAGAGGTCCTCAGAGAATTGAGTTCTTCCTATCTATATCGTGATATACTCATGCTTACTGAAATAAGACACCACAAAAAGCTGCATGATTTGCTAAAATTATTAGCACTTCAGGTAGGAAGTACAGTATCCATTCATAAACTGGCGATTGCCCTAAACCTAAATGCAAAAACCGTCGAAGATTATATCCTAAAGCTAGAACAAAGTTTTGTAATATTCAAACTACAGGGCTTTAGTAAGAATCTTTCAAAAGAAATATCAAAACAAGACAAAATTTATTTCTATGATATAGGTATTAGAAATGCTGTGCTTAATAATTTTCTTGATTTATCAAGTAGGAACGACAGTGGCAGCCTTTGGGAAAACTTCTTAATTTCTGAAAGAATGAAGACCAATGCTTGTCATCAATTTTATCCTAATACATACTTCTGGAGAACATATACCGGTGCAGAGATAGACTACATAGAGGAATCAAATACCGAAATAAAAGCTTATGAATTCAAATTTAATAATAAAACTGTAACAGCTCCAAAAACATGGAAGCAAGAATACGATTCTGCGTTCGAAACGGTGAATACAGATAATTATCTGAGTTTTATCAAAAAAGAAGATTAA